Proteins encoded by one window of Mycolicibacterium cosmeticum:
- a CDS encoding cupin domain-containing protein, with amino-acid sequence MTDNNYLTDLPLAGELVATDFESWPEWLKTEFAEHAFDGNVGSRLLSEDARVRVWEIRLAPGERWHAHRHVLDYFWTAVNAGRSRQHTHDGTVREVSYQAGETRHFHFGPGEFLLHDIENIGDTDLVFTTVEHLDSDNTALDIAR; translated from the coding sequence ATGACCGACAACAACTACCTGACCGATCTGCCGCTGGCCGGTGAATTGGTGGCCACCGATTTCGAGAGCTGGCCCGAATGGCTCAAGACCGAGTTCGCCGAGCACGCGTTCGACGGCAACGTCGGCTCCCGCTTGCTGAGCGAGGATGCCCGGGTGCGGGTCTGGGAGATCCGGCTGGCGCCCGGTGAGCGCTGGCACGCGCACCGGCACGTGCTGGACTACTTCTGGACCGCCGTCAACGCCGGCCGCAGCCGCCAGCACACCCACGACGGCACCGTCCGCGAGGTCTCCTACCAGGCCGGTGAGACCCGGCACTTCCACTTCGGGCCAGGGGAATTCCTGCTGCACGATATCGAGAACATCGGTGACACCGACTTGGTCTTCACCACCGTGGAACACCTCGACAGCGACAACACCGCCCTGGACATCGCCCGATGA
- a CDS encoding MFS transporter, whose amino-acid sequence MSPGRWYHDITRTQWLVLAGTTLGWGLDGFAGSLYVLVLGPAMTELLPHSGIATDGAAIGFYGGMTVALFLIGWATGGILFGMLADYFGRTRVLSIGILTYAVFSALAVFAETWWQLGALRFIAGLGSGVEAPVGAALIAETWRNRFRARAGGVMMAGYAAGFFMAAAAYALLGDHGWRAMMLLAGIPALVVWFIRRYVPEPPEIGAHLEARKERKALGRKPDHDRFVLRRLVSPPLLHPMLVCTALATGALIAFWSVSTWYPQIIRQMTTAEQLPKDVADHRVAVAAMLFNAGGIIGYATWGFIADAIGRKKAFLISFAVSAATVVWTFPPDRSFDEVLIAMPLLGFGLFGALSGTFIYGPELFPPSVRATALAVCNSVGRYVTALGPLTAGVIASSWFDGDLGIATASVSAVGLIAVIGLAFARETKGEPMPLDQTPDHTSDRTVPLSEKSPS is encoded by the coding sequence ATGTCCCCCGGACGTTGGTATCACGACATCACCCGAACACAATGGCTCGTCCTGGCCGGAACCACCCTGGGCTGGGGACTCGACGGCTTCGCCGGCAGTCTCTACGTCCTGGTGCTGGGCCCCGCCATGACCGAACTGTTGCCGCACAGCGGGATCGCCACCGACGGCGCCGCGATCGGCTTCTACGGCGGCATGACCGTGGCCCTGTTCCTCATCGGCTGGGCCACCGGCGGAATCCTGTTCGGCATGCTGGCCGACTATTTCGGTCGGACCCGCGTGCTGTCGATCGGCATCCTCACCTATGCCGTCTTCAGCGCGCTGGCCGTCTTCGCCGAAACCTGGTGGCAACTGGGAGCGCTACGCTTCATCGCCGGCCTCGGCTCCGGCGTCGAGGCGCCCGTGGGGGCGGCGCTGATCGCCGAGACCTGGCGTAACCGCTTCCGTGCCCGCGCCGGCGGGGTGATGATGGCCGGCTACGCCGCCGGTTTCTTCATGGCCGCCGCGGCCTACGCGCTGCTCGGCGACCACGGTTGGCGCGCCATGATGCTGCTCGCCGGGATCCCGGCGCTGGTGGTCTGGTTCATCCGCCGCTACGTCCCCGAACCGCCCGAGATCGGCGCCCACCTGGAGGCCCGCAAGGAACGTAAAGCGCTCGGACGCAAGCCCGATCACGACCGGTTCGTGCTGCGCCGGCTGGTCAGCCCGCCGCTGCTGCACCCCATGCTGGTGTGCACCGCACTGGCCACCGGAGCGCTCATCGCGTTCTGGAGCGTGTCGACCTGGTACCCGCAGATCATCCGGCAGATGACAACGGCCGAACAGCTGCCCAAGGACGTCGCCGACCACCGGGTGGCCGTCGCCGCGATGCTGTTCAACGCCGGCGGCATCATCGGCTATGCCACCTGGGGATTCATCGCCGACGCCATCGGCCGCAAGAAGGCCTTCCTGATCAGCTTCGCGGTGTCCGCCGCCACCGTCGTGTGGACGTTCCCGCCGGACCGCAGTTTCGACGAGGTGCTCATCGCGATGCCACTGCTGGGCTTCGGCCTGTTCGGCGCGCTGTCGGGCACCTTCATCTACGGCCCGGAACTGTTCCCGCCCAGCGTCCGGGCCACCGCCCTGGCGGTGTGCAACAGCGTCGGCCGCTACGTCACCGCGCTGGGCCCCCTCACCGCGGGCGTCATCGCCTCCTCGTGGTTCGACGGTGATCTGGGTATCGCCACGGCGTCGGTGTCGGCCGTCGGCTTGATCGCCGTCATCGGGTTGGCGTTCGCCAGGGAGACCAAGGGTGAGCCCATGCCCCTGGACCAGACGCCGGATCACACCTCGGACCGCACGGTCCCACTCAGCGAAAAGAGCCCGTCATGA
- a CDS encoding FAD binding domain-containing protein, with the protein MTGQSTYPSASAIVVGGSIGGLTTALLLRDLGFHVDVFERTASPLDGRGSGIVLQPDTVRWFTERSSQDLADLHTATAYVQYLDPSGAVVHREPALWTYTSWGTFYRALLADFGTEHYHYGEFASGFDQDADSVTVRFVSGRTASADLVVFADGITSPAREYFDPEAKLAYSGYVGWRGTVALGSLDPATQEVLRDSITYTVIPHSHITMYPIPGEQSLDEADRLMNYVWYRNVPAGPQLSELLTDKRGFTGSVSVHPGQVQDRFVDELRAAARAQLAPAVADVVVATEQPYLQVLSDVRSSRMALGRAALIGDAACASRPHAAAGTAKAAADAWALAEALSTASGDIVSALAKWEPAQLQLSDSLLRRVVDMGERSQFRNTWTPGDPDLRFGLYGPGL; encoded by the coding sequence ATGACCGGACAGTCCACCTACCCCAGCGCGTCGGCGATCGTCGTCGGCGGATCCATCGGCGGCCTCACCACCGCACTGCTGTTGCGCGACCTCGGCTTTCACGTCGACGTCTTCGAACGCACCGCGTCACCGCTGGACGGCCGCGGCAGCGGCATCGTGCTGCAGCCCGACACCGTGCGGTGGTTCACCGAGCGCAGTTCCCAGGACCTGGCCGACCTGCACACCGCCACCGCCTACGTGCAGTATCTGGATCCCAGCGGCGCCGTCGTCCACCGTGAACCGGCGCTGTGGACCTACACCTCGTGGGGCACGTTCTACCGGGCCCTGCTCGCCGACTTCGGCACCGAGCACTACCACTACGGCGAATTCGCCAGCGGCTTCGACCAGGACGCCGATTCCGTCACGGTCCGGTTCGTCAGCGGCCGGACCGCCTCGGCCGACCTGGTGGTCTTCGCCGACGGCATCACCTCCCCCGCCCGGGAGTACTTCGACCCGGAGGCGAAGCTCGCCTACTCCGGCTACGTCGGCTGGCGCGGCACCGTCGCGCTGGGCAGCCTGGATCCGGCGACACAAGAGGTGTTGCGGGACTCCATCACCTACACGGTGATCCCGCATTCGCACATCACCATGTACCCCATCCCCGGCGAGCAGAGCCTGGACGAAGCGGACCGGCTGATGAACTACGTGTGGTACCGCAATGTGCCCGCCGGTCCGCAGCTCAGCGAGTTGCTCACCGACAAAAGGGGATTCACCGGGTCGGTTTCCGTGCACCCGGGACAGGTGCAGGACCGCTTCGTCGACGAACTGCGTGCGGCGGCCAGGGCGCAACTGGCACCCGCGGTGGCCGATGTCGTGGTCGCCACCGAACAGCCGTACCTCCAGGTGCTTTCCGATGTGCGGTCCTCGCGGATGGCGCTCGGGCGGGCCGCGCTGATCGGTGACGCCGCGTGCGCGTCGCGGCCGCACGCCGCCGCCGGGACGGCCAAGGCCGCCGCCGACGCCTGGGCGCTGGCCGAGGCCCTGTCGACCGCGTCCGGGGATATCGTCTCGGCCCTGGCCAAGTGGGAGCCCGCACAACTCCAGCTCAGCGACTCGTTGCTGCGCCGGGTCGTCGACATGGGCGAACGCTCCCAGTTCCGCAACACCTGGACACCCGGTGATCCCGACCTGCGGTTCGGCCTCTACGGCCCAGGACTCTGA
- a CDS encoding helix-turn-helix domain-containing protein, with protein sequence MTTSTGQDRPGAELVTWLAALRTLSAEASAETDLPEVLCLVADTARTLLGFDFCGVLIPNTDRDRLLVQGWSGLSEEYVRRVNSDRAIRLDSGSPSSQAFHRGEPVAIRDVRVEPEFALWAGVARDQGYRAIVAVPLVAGTEVLGTLNGYYASVHTFTRYEIERLILLANHAAIAVTSARRLDELRTMTGSLREQRDALARSEQIHERLLAVTLRSGGIGGIAAALSDLIGRAVLIDDARQVELARAGDDIEFPSAAIRSGIPDDDSTATVVPVRDAEGAATGWLVANVRLGHEVAARIWFPGAVGALDALQVRAVEHASIVVSVELLREQTAAEVERRLRGELLADVLTGGASLSPQLLERAQRLGHDLTVAHVAIVATVTGPGEAALRRAWQRALAVVTQLASAFAPRPLVATHGGALVVLWPDTAAADEPPGVLVHRVMARVAPEITATVAVSDSQPAGGGESYRIAKGALDIALQAGRTGTVVTLDDLGIVGLLLQLDDPVKLTAFAGRTLGPLLDYDADHRTELMSTLRTYFACKQDRSATAAALVVHPNTVAQRLRRIEHLCAVDLADPGVTTQFSAALMVHDIAARR encoded by the coding sequence GTGACCACATCGACGGGCCAGGACCGGCCGGGTGCCGAGCTGGTGACGTGGCTGGCCGCCCTGCGCACCCTCAGTGCCGAGGCCAGTGCCGAGACCGACCTGCCCGAGGTGCTCTGTCTGGTCGCCGACACCGCCAGGACGCTGCTGGGCTTCGATTTCTGTGGCGTGCTCATCCCGAACACGGACCGGGACCGGCTGCTGGTGCAGGGCTGGAGCGGGCTGTCGGAGGAGTACGTCCGGCGGGTCAATTCGGACCGGGCCATCCGGCTCGACAGCGGTTCCCCGTCCAGCCAGGCCTTCCACCGCGGTGAGCCGGTGGCCATCCGGGATGTGCGGGTCGAACCCGAGTTCGCCCTGTGGGCCGGCGTCGCCCGCGACCAGGGGTATCGGGCCATCGTCGCCGTGCCGCTGGTGGCCGGCACCGAGGTGCTGGGCACCCTCAACGGCTACTACGCCTCGGTGCACACGTTCACCCGGTACGAGATCGAGCGGTTGATCCTGCTGGCCAACCACGCAGCGATCGCGGTCACCTCGGCGCGCCGCCTGGACGAGCTGCGCACCATGACCGGTTCACTGCGCGAACAGCGCGACGCACTGGCGCGCTCCGAACAGATCCACGAGCGCTTGCTGGCGGTCACCCTGCGCTCGGGTGGGATCGGCGGTATCGCCGCCGCGCTCAGCGATCTGATCGGCCGGGCCGTCCTGATCGACGACGCGCGCCAGGTCGAATTGGCCCGTGCCGGCGACGACATCGAATTTCCCTCGGCCGCAATCCGTTCCGGTATCCCGGATGACGACTCCACGGCGACCGTGGTGCCGGTGCGCGACGCCGAGGGCGCCGCGACGGGCTGGTTGGTGGCCAATGTGCGGCTGGGCCACGAGGTGGCTGCCCGGATCTGGTTCCCGGGTGCGGTGGGTGCCCTCGACGCGCTGCAGGTTCGGGCGGTGGAGCACGCATCCATCGTGGTGTCGGTCGAGTTGCTGCGCGAACAGACCGCGGCCGAGGTGGAGCGGCGGCTGCGCGGCGAACTGCTGGCCGATGTGCTGACCGGTGGTGCGTCGTTATCGCCACAACTACTGGAGCGGGCCCAGCGTTTGGGGCATGACCTCACGGTCGCCCACGTTGCGATCGTCGCCACCGTCACCGGGCCCGGTGAGGCGGCGCTGCGGCGGGCGTGGCAGCGTGCGCTGGCCGTGGTCACCCAGCTGGCATCGGCGTTTGCGCCCCGGCCGCTGGTGGCCACGCACGGCGGTGCCCTGGTGGTGCTGTGGCCCGACACCGCGGCGGCCGATGAGCCGCCCGGCGTGCTGGTGCATCGGGTGATGGCCCGGGTGGCGCCGGAGATCACCGCCACCGTCGCCGTCTCCGATTCGCAGCCCGCCGGCGGCGGTGAATCCTACCGAATCGCCAAGGGGGCGTTGGATATCGCGTTGCAGGCCGGCCGTACCGGCACGGTGGTGACGCTCGACGATCTCGGGATCGTCGGCCTGTTGCTGCAGCTGGACGATCCGGTCAAGCTCACGGCCTTCGCCGGGCGCACGCTGGGCCCGTTACTCGACTACGACGCCGACCACCGCACCGAGCTGATGTCAACGCTGCGAACGTATTTCGCCTGCAAGCAGGATCGCAGCGCGACGGCCGCGGCGCTGGTGGTCCATCCCAACACCGTCGCGCAGCGGCTGCGCCGCATCGAGCACCTGTGCGCTGTCGACCTCGCCGACCCCGGGGTCACCACCCAGTTCTCGGCGGCGCTCATGGTGCATGATATTGCGGCGCGGCGCTGA
- the speB gene encoding agmatinase produces the protein MSNPGGPIGPIDATRHPRYTEPGTFARLPRLDQVGRADVSIVGIPFDSGVSYRPGARFGPGHVRASSKLLRPYNPAVDVEPFAAQQVADCGDIAVNPFDIADAIETIDAAVTDLRKDGAKVLTIGGDHTIALPILRALARDHGPIGVLHFDAHLDTWDTYFGAPFTHGTPFRRASEEGLIDMERSQHIGIRGPLYSKHDLEDDAVLGFQVIRSDDYEVDGVASIVERMRKRLSGGPVYVSVDIDVLDPAHAPGTGTPEAGGMTSRELLNTLRGLIGLDVVGADIVEVAPAYDHAEITGIAAAHVGYELLSVLAANRA, from the coding sequence ATGAGTAACCCCGGCGGCCCCATCGGTCCGATCGACGCCACCCGTCATCCGCGCTACACCGAGCCCGGCACGTTCGCCCGGTTGCCGCGCCTCGACCAGGTCGGCCGTGCCGATGTGAGCATCGTCGGCATCCCGTTCGACAGCGGGGTGTCCTACCGCCCGGGCGCCCGTTTCGGCCCGGGCCACGTGCGCGCCTCGTCGAAGTTGTTGCGGCCGTACAACCCCGCCGTCGACGTCGAGCCGTTCGCCGCTCAGCAGGTGGCCGACTGCGGCGATATCGCGGTGAACCCGTTCGATATCGCCGACGCGATCGAGACCATCGACGCCGCGGTCACCGACCTGCGCAAGGACGGTGCGAAGGTGCTCACCATCGGCGGCGATCACACCATCGCCCTGCCCATCCTGCGCGCACTGGCGCGCGACCACGGCCCCATCGGTGTACTGCACTTCGACGCCCACCTGGACACCTGGGACACCTACTTCGGGGCACCGTTCACCCACGGCACCCCGTTCCGGCGGGCCAGCGAGGAGGGCCTGATCGACATGGAACGGTCCCAGCACATCGGCATCCGCGGCCCGCTGTACAGCAAACACGATCTCGAGGATGACGCCGTGCTCGGATTCCAGGTGATCCGCTCCGACGACTACGAGGTCGACGGGGTGGCCTCGATCGTGGAGCGGATGCGCAAGCGGCTGTCCGGCGGCCCGGTCTACGTGTCGGTCGACATCGACGTGCTCGATCCCGCCCACGCACCGGGCACGGGCACCCCGGAAGCCGGTGGCATGACCTCGCGCGAACTACTCAACACGCTGCGCGGACTGATCGGGCTGGACGTGGTGGGCGCCGACATCGTCGAGGTGGCACCGGCCTACGACCATGCCGAGATCACCGGCATCGCCGCCGCACACGTCGGCTACGAACTGCTCTCCGTGCTGGCCGCCAATCGCGCCTGA
- a CDS encoding amidohydrolase family protein — MTAATPADGVIDVHAHWLPRTLFGLPPGAPYGPMNDRDGQLYLGDLPLSIATDAMSDEAAIIEDMARAGVGIRVLSAPPFAFPLGADTAGVDYALAFNTALAEVVTRADGKLLGLGIVSLSTPESVTDQLTAIAGTDGLVGVAIPPVVDGGSLHRGVLRHIVTEAARLGLAVLVHPMQIGRPEWADYYLANLIGNPVETATAVANLVLSGLKDELPALRICFLHGGGCAPGLLGRWDHGWRARADARGGCARLPSEVVADLYFDTVTHDAPQLELLGKIAGKDKIVCGSDYPFDMAEADPVRFAVKHGPDEEALTRAARAFLGMDR; from the coding sequence ATGACCGCCGCGACCCCTGCCGACGGCGTCATCGACGTGCACGCGCACTGGCTGCCCCGCACGTTGTTCGGGTTGCCGCCCGGCGCACCCTACGGCCCGATGAACGACCGGGACGGCCAGCTGTATCTCGGTGACCTGCCGTTGTCGATCGCCACCGACGCGATGAGCGACGAGGCCGCGATCATCGAGGACATGGCCCGCGCCGGGGTGGGCATCCGGGTTCTCTCGGCACCGCCGTTCGCGTTTCCGCTCGGGGCCGACACGGCCGGGGTCGACTACGCGCTGGCATTCAATACCGCACTCGCCGAGGTGGTGACCCGGGCCGACGGAAAGCTGTTGGGGCTGGGCATCGTCAGCCTGAGCACCCCGGAGTCGGTGACCGATCAGCTCACCGCGATCGCCGGCACCGACGGCCTGGTCGGGGTCGCGATTCCGCCGGTGGTCGACGGTGGCTCGCTGCACCGGGGCGTGTTGCGGCACATCGTCACCGAAGCCGCGCGCCTGGGCCTGGCGGTCCTGGTGCATCCCATGCAGATCGGTCGCCCCGAATGGGCCGACTACTACCTGGCCAACCTCATCGGGAACCCGGTCGAGACCGCCACCGCGGTGGCCAATCTGGTGCTCAGCGGTCTCAAGGACGAGCTTCCCGCGCTGCGCATCTGCTTCCTGCACGGCGGTGGCTGCGCGCCCGGGTTGTTGGGCCGCTGGGATCACGGTTGGCGGGCCCGCGCCGACGCGCGGGGCGGCTGCGCCCGGCTGCCCTCGGAGGTGGTCGCCGACCTGTACTTCGACACGGTCACCCACGACGCACCGCAGTTGGAACTGCTGGGCAAGATCGCCGGCAAGGACAAGATCGTGTGCGGCAGCGACTACCCGTTCGATATGGCCGAGGCGGATCCGGTGCGGTTCGCGGTCAAGCACGGGCCCGACGAAGAGGCCTTGACCCGGGCCGCGCGAGCATTTCTGGGGATGGACCGATGA
- a CDS encoding flavin reductase family protein: MAGQNAHFYRPAEGTGLPHDPFNAIIGPRPIGWVATQDRDGVRNLAPYSFFNGFNYRPPIIGFSSIGWKDTVANVDATGEFVWNLATRDLAAQMNETAATLPADQDEFERGGLTPVPSAVVSAPRVLESPVNFECRLTQLTRLQDVGGTALDTWLVLGEVVAVHIDRDHLVDGVYQTAAAHPILRAGGPADYAEIGPAAMFSMVRPA, encoded by the coding sequence ATGGCAGGCCAGAACGCCCACTTCTATCGTCCCGCCGAGGGAACCGGACTGCCACACGACCCGTTCAACGCGATCATCGGTCCGCGCCCCATCGGCTGGGTGGCCACCCAGGACCGCGACGGCGTGCGAAATCTGGCTCCGTACAGCTTCTTCAACGGCTTCAACTACCGTCCGCCGATCATCGGATTCTCGTCGATCGGCTGGAAGGACACCGTCGCCAATGTCGACGCCACGGGTGAATTCGTGTGGAACCTGGCCACTCGTGACCTTGCGGCCCAGATGAACGAGACCGCCGCCACCCTGCCCGCCGACCAGGACGAGTTCGAGCGAGGCGGGCTCACGCCGGTCCCGTCGGCGGTGGTCTCGGCACCCCGCGTGCTGGAGAGCCCGGTCAACTTCGAATGCCGGCTGACCCAACTGACGCGTCTGCAGGACGTCGGCGGGACCGCCCTGGACACCTGGTTGGTGCTGGGCGAGGTGGTCGCGGTGCACATCGACCGTGACCATCTGGTCGACGGGGTCTATCAGACCGCGGCGGCCCACCCGATCCTGCGGGCGGGCGGCCCGGCCGACTATGCCGAGATCGGCCCCGCCGCGATGTTCTCGATGGTGCGGCCGGCCTGA
- a CDS encoding aldehyde dehydrogenase, producing the protein MTSATVSDAQHTGPLPREFRDIVNPATGEVIAAVPEHGASDVDAAVARARAAFEDGPWPAMVRSDRARLLLRIADAIEDASERLYTLEARNNGRPITETRAQLSRVPEWFRYNAGLLAAQRQAVLPGDGPYLTYQQRLPLGVCGIITPFNHPMLILARSLSAALANGNTVVVKPSELTPLTTLALAEILAHAGLPDGVLNVVTGAREAGQRLTGHPDVAKITLTGGTEAGRSAAVATASRFARITAELGGKTPVLLFDDVDPRIAAEGAAFAAFVAAGQSCVAGSRFLVQSGIYDQFVDALGARARAIRLGDPALPDTQMGPLISARQRDKVAALIQTGLDEGASLRAGGGKPTLPSPFDNGFFLSPTVLADATMDMTVAREEIFGPVAVVIPFDDERDAIRMANDNPYGLGAGVWTTDVSRAHRVAAQIDAGMVWVNDHHRLEPSLPWGGIKESGSGKDAGTESFDDFSWVKTIVVRTAAEPVDWYGDQPQRRLN; encoded by the coding sequence ATGACCTCCGCTACCGTCTCCGACGCCCAACACACGGGACCGCTGCCCCGCGAGTTCCGCGACATCGTCAACCCAGCGACCGGCGAGGTGATCGCGGCCGTTCCCGAACACGGTGCGAGCGACGTCGACGCCGCGGTGGCGCGGGCGCGCGCCGCGTTCGAGGACGGACCATGGCCGGCCATGGTGCGCAGCGACCGGGCCCGGCTGTTGCTGCGGATCGCCGACGCGATCGAGGACGCCAGCGAGCGGCTCTACACACTGGAGGCCCGCAACAACGGGCGGCCGATCACCGAAACCCGGGCACAGCTGTCCCGGGTCCCGGAGTGGTTCCGGTACAACGCCGGTCTGCTGGCCGCGCAGCGCCAGGCCGTGCTGCCCGGTGACGGCCCGTACCTGACCTATCAGCAGCGGTTGCCGCTCGGCGTGTGCGGCATCATCACGCCGTTCAACCACCCGATGCTGATCCTGGCCCGCAGCCTGTCCGCCGCTCTGGCCAACGGCAACACCGTGGTGGTCAAACCGTCCGAGCTGACACCGCTGACCACCCTCGCGCTCGCCGAGATCCTGGCCCACGCCGGATTGCCCGACGGCGTGCTGAACGTGGTCACCGGGGCGCGTGAGGCGGGCCAACGGCTCACCGGCCACCCCGACGTCGCCAAGATCACGCTCACCGGAGGCACCGAAGCGGGCCGCTCCGCCGCCGTCGCGACGGCGTCCCGGTTCGCGCGGATCACCGCCGAATTGGGCGGCAAGACACCGGTGCTGCTGTTCGACGACGTCGACCCGCGCATCGCCGCCGAGGGTGCGGCATTCGCGGCCTTCGTCGCCGCGGGCCAGTCCTGCGTGGCGGGCTCGCGGTTCCTGGTGCAGAGCGGGATCTACGACCAGTTCGTCGACGCGCTCGGTGCCCGCGCCCGCGCCATCCGGCTCGGCGACCCGGCCCTGCCCGACACCCAGATGGGACCGCTGATCAGCGCCCGCCAGCGCGACAAGGTGGCCGCCCTGATCCAGACCGGGCTCGACGAGGGCGCCAGCCTGCGCGCCGGCGGCGGAAAGCCCACCCTGCCAAGCCCGTTCGACAACGGCTTCTTCCTGTCCCCCACCGTGCTCGCCGACGCGACCATGGACATGACGGTGGCCCGCGAAGAGATCTTCGGCCCGGTGGCGGTGGTCATCCCGTTCGACGACGAGCGCGACGCCATCCGGATGGCCAACGACAATCCCTACGGTCTGGGCGCCGGCGTGTGGACCACCGATGTGAGCCGCGCCCACCGCGTGGCCGCACAGATCGACGCGGGCATGGTGTGGGTCAACGACCACCACCGGCTGGAACCGTCGCTGCCGTGGGGCGGCATCAAGGAGTCCGGCTCCGGAAAGGACGCCGGCACAGAGTCATTCGACGACTTCTCCTGGGTCAAGACGATCGTCGTGCGCACCGCGGCCGAACCCGTCGACTGGTACGGCGACCAGCCGCAACGGCGCCTGAACTGA
- a CDS encoding purine-cytosine permease family protein translates to MTIPSTDRSGTLIETRSIDYVPDDERHGKVGHQGPFWFVGNFQPFTLALGFVGPSLGLSLWWTVVAGIAGIAFGTLFMAFHATQGPVLGLPQMIQSRAQFGYRGVLLPLIGTLFTFVGFNVVDVVIIKSGLQEIFGWNSVAVAVVITVVAAGLAIFGHDLLHKAFRVLFWISLPLWLVLTYGVLSGDVHATTPAAGDFTWVAFLAQFGVAASYNITYAPYVSDYSRYLPRDTKPSAIISSVFVGATASPMWLIPLGGWMATYLGASDALAGINTTGNATVPMLGSVLAVVSTLVLVATMGLNAYSGMLTVVTGLDSVRSVRPTRRLRVVTILALAAAWLVMSLLLSNATAALNTTLLIMLYLLVPWTAVNLTDFFFVRRGHYVIADLFTPAGVYGAWSWRGLVAFAAGIAAEIPFVVLPFYTGPVATAMGDVDIAFVVGLLVSGVVYIAVTRSLDVSDELARIAADPSLSDPADAAAIADTVEAEEK, encoded by the coding sequence ATGACCATCCCCAGCACCGACCGGTCCGGGACCTTGATCGAGACCCGCTCGATCGACTACGTGCCCGACGACGAACGGCACGGCAAAGTCGGCCACCAGGGGCCGTTCTGGTTCGTCGGCAACTTCCAGCCGTTCACCCTGGCGCTGGGGTTCGTGGGCCCCAGCCTCGGCCTGTCCCTGTGGTGGACCGTCGTCGCCGGGATCGCCGGCATCGCCTTCGGCACGTTGTTCATGGCGTTCCACGCCACCCAGGGCCCGGTGCTCGGGCTGCCGCAGATGATCCAGTCGCGGGCCCAGTTCGGTTACCGCGGTGTGCTTCTGCCGTTGATCGGCACGCTGTTCACCTTCGTCGGATTCAACGTCGTCGACGTGGTGATCATCAAATCCGGCCTGCAGGAGATCTTCGGCTGGAACTCGGTGGCGGTGGCCGTGGTGATCACCGTCGTCGCCGCCGGCCTGGCCATCTTCGGGCATGACTTGCTGCACAAGGCCTTCCGGGTGCTGTTCTGGATCTCGCTGCCGCTGTGGCTGGTCCTGACCTACGGCGTGCTGTCCGGTGACGTCCACGCGACGACGCCGGCCGCCGGTGATTTCACCTGGGTGGCCTTCCTGGCGCAGTTCGGGGTGGCGGCGTCGTACAACATCACCTACGCCCCGTACGTCTCCGACTACAGCCGGTACCTGCCGCGGGACACCAAGCCCTCGGCCATCATCAGCTCGGTGTTCGTCGGCGCCACGGCATCGCCGATGTGGCTCATCCCGCTGGGCGGCTGGATGGCCACCTATCTCGGCGCCTCCGACGCACTGGCGGGCATCAACACCACCGGCAACGCCACCGTGCCCATGCTGGGCAGCGTCCTGGCGGTGGTCTCGACCCTGGTGCTGGTGGCGACCATGGGCCTGAACGCTTACAGCGGAATGCTCACCGTCGTCACCGGTTTGGACTCGGTCCGTTCGGTGCGGCCCACCCGTCGGCTGCGGGTGGTCACCATCCTGGCGTTGGCGGCGGCCTGGCTGGTGATGAGCCTGCTGCTGTCGAACGCGACCGCGGCGCTGAACACCACGCTGCTGATCATGCTGTACCTGTTGGTGCCGTGGACCGCGGTGAACCTCACCGACTTCTTCTTCGTGCGCCGCGGGCATTATGTGATCGCGGACCTGTTCACCCCGGCGGGCGTGTACGGCGCCTGGTCGTGGCGCGGGCTGGTCGCGTTCGCCGCCGGCATCGCCGCCGAGATCCCGTTCGTGGTGCTGCCGTTCTACACCGGGCCGGTCGCCACCGCGATGGGCGACGTCGACATCGCGTTCGTGGTGGGCCTGCTGGTGTCCGGCGTGGTCTACATCGCCGTCACCCGGTCCCTCGATGTGTCCGACGAATTGGCCCGCATCGCCGCCGACCCTTCCCTGAGTGATCCCGCCGACGCCGCCGCGATCGCCGACACCGTTGAAGCGGAGGAAAAATGA